GCGTGTTAGCGTTCACCAAGACGGTGTTCCTTTCGCGTGGGGTCATGGAGGTCTTGTAACTCCCATTATCCCAGCTCAAAGGGTCACCGTCGCCTGTTTCAGGCAGGAAAGTCAGGCGCTTCGTGAAATTTCTAGGCTAGGTGCAGCTGGTCGTCGTAGTACTCGCTCTGGTAGTAGCCGTCCTCGGGGTTCCAGTCTTCAAACCCGATCTTGTACTCTCCGGAACCCAGCTTCAGCTCGTAGCTGCCATCAGCGTCGGTGGACACGCCCCGCACCCAGTACCACTCGTCCGCGTAGTCATCGTAGGCGTACGCAACAACCCCGATATCGGCCAGCGGGTCACCCGATCCGCTCTCCGTGACCGTCCCTGTGATTGCCGGACGCGCGGGCGCAAGCGATGCGTCGATGCCGGTGGTCACCTGGCCATCAACGGTTTCGACCCATTCGGCGTCATCGACGGTAGCCTGGTCGTCGTAGAACTCGGGCATCCAGAATTCGTCTTCGTAGTACGGCCACAGCATCTGGAAGCCGATCTTCCACTTGCCGTCCTTCAGACCGTAGACGGTGTACTCGCCGTAGTAGTCGGTCCAACCCCAGGCGGCCTCGTACCAGGCGCTCAAGTCGTCGTCCCAGGAGTAGGCAGTCACTGCTATGCCGGGAATCGGGTCTTCCCAATCGTCGTCGACGACCGTGCCCTGGATGCTCGGCTCCATGATCTCCAGCGCTGCGTCGTAGCTGCCGGGTGCCACACCGCCGCTGACAACGATGTCATCGCCGTCCTTGATCGACGCCTTGTTGTTGTAGAACTCGGGGGTATACGGCGCTTCCTCCCACCCTTCCGAGAAGAACCCGAGACGGTAGGTCCCATCGGCCAGACTCCAGAACTCGTAGCCGCCGTCCTCATCGGTGTACGTCCATTCCTCGACGGCCCCCTCGGCTCCGTCCCAGGTGTACGCTGCGACCGAGGCCCCCGCCAGCGGTTCCGTGGAGTCCTCGTCGGTGACGGTGCCATGAATGCTCAGCCGTGTCTCGCGAACACGCAACGCATACATTCCTGTGCCTTGCGAGTCGAAATGACGCACCTTCAGGTAGACCGTCTTGGTCTCGTCGGCGGTCCAGAAGATCCTCGAGAACAGCGAACCAGAGCTGTCGTCGTTGCGGTCGATGACCGTGGTCGCGTCGGAATCGTACAGATACATGTACGTATCGACCTCGTCGTCTCCGTCAGAAAGCGTTCGCAGGTCGTAGGTCGTGCCCTCAATGGCGTCGAAACTCACCCAGTCGACGTCACCTCTGGGGTACAGCGTCCTGGACTGAGTCTCAGCCAGGGTGATGGCATCGGCCGAACCGGGGACGTTGTCGGGCTCGTATGAGTCCGCTTCCAACACGAACGCCGGGGTACTTGCCCCGGCGACTAGCGGTGCAGCCAGGAGTCCGGCCAGACACGCACACACGCATGCCAACCCGACCACACCCAGACGACTCGCACGCCAAGAACGTTGCATCGCGCTCCTCCTGTCGCGACGTGTTCACAGCGCGCAAGAAGGCCTCGGCGCCGCGAACGGATTCCCCCAGTACCTAACATCCCACATCCAAGAACGTGCGCTTGCATATGATGAGCTGCGAGGATTATACCGCCGGTCTTCGCGTCAGAACAGTGGATTTCTCACCAGATAGTGGGGTACTTGTTGTCGCCGTCTTGCGCCCCGCGAGCGATGCGCACCAGGCGCTCGCCATCCGCTAGACGAGCGGCCAGAACAGCACCGCGACGGCAACCAGGTTGTAGAGCGCATGGAGTGCGATCGCCGGCCACAGGCTCTCTCTCGCGTGAGCCAGCCAGCCCGCTGCAAGTCCCAGAACGAAGGTGGGCACGAACAGCCACACCGTGAAGTGATAGGCGCCGAACAGCGCCGCTCCGGAAGCGATCGCCACTCCCGCTTCCCACCGTGTCTCGAATGCCTGCTGGAGTACTCCTCGGAATACAAGTTCCTCGACTACGGGTGCTATGACGACGACCAGCAGGACTGAGAGCGCGAAACCGGCAGCGTTGGGGCCGAATACCGAGGTCAGGTCGGAGTTCCACCGGGTCGGAGGATCCCAACCCAGTAGTCCGGTCGCAACGAGGTAGACGATTGCCAGCACGCGAGTCGCCGCAAGGAGCCCCACTACGTATGCCGCCGACCTGAGCTTGGATATCCACGGAGTGCCCAGTCGGCCGAGGGTGAAGGCATCGGCGAACCCAACCCCCCGCATGCGAGCCAGAACGATGAGTGTGCCGACCTGTACCCCGTAGAACGCGATGAGTATCGCGACTCGGGCGTTCACGGCGGAGCTTGGTTTGAGTGTCTTGACCCATGAAGAAGCCATGGCGGCGTCCTTGATCATGAAGACAGCGAAAACCACGGCGAGTACCGCGCCCGCCTCGACAAGGGTCCACGCCCCTCGGGCGGCTCCGGGCCTCTTCGCGATCATTGCCGCCTGTGCCGCCTTCTCGCTCTTCGGGCTGGACGAAGCCAGCGGCTTGCCCGCAGCCGCCGCGGTCCGCACCCCGTTGCTCTTTGACACGATCGCAGCCCGGTCGCACGCGTCCACGCACTCCATGCACCCGGTGCACGCCCGCCAGTCGACGTAGATGTAGCTAGGCCCGACCTTCAGCGCACGCGCCTCACACACGCGCTCACACCTGCCGCAGCGATCGCACACGTCGGGATCGAGGCGCAATGCCGAGGACGGACGCGTCATCACACACCCCCGAGGGCGCGGCCGGCGAACCACAGGGCGACTGCGGAGAGGTTGAACAGTGCGTGCGCCACGATCGGCGGCCACAAGGATCCCGTCCGCTCGAACAGCCGCGCCAACAGCATGCCGAGGATCCAGATCGGGAGTCCCAGCCACACCACGTTGAAGTGCAATAGCGCGAACACCGCCGAGGAGAGCGCGACCGCGGCCGTCACGCCCCAGCGGTTCCGAAGCGCGGGATAGAGCACCCCTCGGTAGGCGATCTCCTCGGCGACGGGGGCGATGACCGCCGCGACGGCGATGAGTGTCGCGATACCTAGCGGACCTTGCGGGAAGCGCCCCATAACGTCGAGACTGTCCGGAGGCACCTGCCCCAGCCGGAGCAGCAGGGTGGTCCACGCGGTCGTCCCAACACGCGCGAAGAACGCAAGCAGTACGGCAAGCGCGACCCCGGGCAGCACCGGGAATCCACGCAGGCCGAGCCCGTCGCGCCAGCCCTCACCGCTGCTGCGCACCAACACGACTACAAGTCCGAGCGTCACGGCGTAGGGCAGACCCATCGTCGCAAGCCGGAACGCCGACTGGACGGCGGCCGTCTGCCCGGAGTACCACTCCGTGTCGAGCCCGAGCCAGCGAGTCAGCGCGCTGATTGCAAGCCCGACGAGCAAGGTCGACAGTGCGACCGCCACGGCCTGCGCGCCCGACCATGCGATGCGGCGAGGCGCGCGGAGACCCGCATCCGGCGCAGGCGGTTGCGCCTGCTCAGCGCCCAGCGTCATGCGGTCTCACCCGCCGGAGACTCGCCGGTCTCGATGATTCTGGCAAGTTCCTGCTCGCCAAGGACGGGGACGCCCAGCTCGAGCGCCTTATCGTACTTCGAGCCTGCGTCCTCTCCGGCAACGACATACGAGGTCTTCGAGCTCACGCTACCCGAGACCTTGGCGCCAAGCGCCTTCAGAGCACTCCCGGCCTCGTCGCGCGTGTATCGCGACAGCGTGCCGGTGAGTACGAAAGTCAGGCCCGCCAGCGTCTGGGGCCGGTCGGGCGCTGATCGCTCCTGGGCGAGTCGAACGCCTGCGTCGCGCAGCCGATCGAGCAGGCGACGGTTGTCTTCACTCGCGAAGAACGCTCGCACACTGGCCGCGATGGTGGGGCCCACGCCTTCGACGCGCGCAATCGGGTCGGAAGCAAGCGCGGCGGCGATCGTAACCCCGTCGCCAGGAGCTAGCGGCGCGACATCGGCCGCTTCCGCCAGCGCGTCCATCGAGCCGAACGCGACAGCGAGCTGCTCGGCAACGGTCGAGCCCACGTGCCGAAGGCCGAGGCCGAAGAGGACGCGTGCCAGAGGCCGGCTGAGCGATGCGTCGATTGCCTCGGCCAGCTTGCTCGCGACTGTCTCGCCAAGAACGACCGGCTCGCCGTCCTTCTTCACACGCCCCATGTCGAGGACGGCCAGCGTTGTGGGCTCGAGGTTGTAGAAGTCAGCAACGTCGTGAAGCTCCCCGGTCTCGACGAGCCGCGCGATGATCTCAGTACCCATGCCGTCGATGTCCATCGCGCCGCGACCCGCCCAGTGACCAAGCCGCTCCAGGCGCTGCGCGGGACAAGCTGCGTTCACACACCGCGTCACAGCCTCACCCTCCGGCCGCCACACGGGACCGCCGCAGGACGGACACCGGTCGGGCATCCGCCACTCGGGCGCATCCACCGGGCGCATGCCAAGGACCGGGCCGAGCACCTCGGGTATCACATCACCTGCCTTGCGGACCACGATGGTGTCGCCGATGCGCACATCCTTGCGGCGCACCTCGTCCTCGTTGTGCAGGGTGGCGCGCGCTATCGTCGAACCCGCCACCGTGACCGGGTCGAACTCGGCGAGCGGCGTGAGCGCGCCAGTCCGGCCGACCTGGACCCGGATACCGCGCAGAATGGTCGTCTTCTCCTCGGGCGGGAACTTGTAGGCGATCGCCCATCGCGGTGCCTTGCTCGTGTAGCCCAACTCCTCTTGGAGAGCGAAGTCATCGACCTTCACGACGACCCCGTCGATCTCGTATGGCAGCTCATCGCGACGCTGAAGCGCGCCGGCGCAGAACTCGCGTACGGCGTCTCCATCCGCGCAGGTCACAACATCCGGGTTGACGTGGAAACCAGCGTGCCTGAGCCATTCCAAGGACTCGCTTTGCGTGGACAACCCGAGCGCACGTGCGCTGGCGACCTGATAGACGAACGTCGCGAGGTCGCGCGATGCCGTCACCGCCGGGTCCTTCTGCCGCACCGCCCCCGCTGCAGCATTGCGGGGGTTCGCGAACGGCGCGGCACCGGCCGCCTCCTGCTCCTCATTGAGTCTCTCGAAGCTCGCCTTCGGCATGTAGACCTCGCCGCGCACCTCGATCACCGACCAGCTGGCGTCGGCATCTTCCTCGGCGAACAGCGTCTGCTCACCGGCCGAAGGCGTTGCATCAGCGCGCAGCCGCAACGGCACGTCGCGAACGGTCCGGATGTTCACGGTGATGTTCTCGCCCATGCGCCCGTCTCCGCGTGTCGCGGCGACCGCGAGCGCTCCGCCCTCGTAGGTGAGCGCGATCGAACTACCGTCGATCTTGAGCTCGCACACGAAGGCGCACGCCCGCTCCCCGACCGCTTCCCGCACGCGCGCGAGCCACGAATCGAGCTCGCCGAGGTCCATCGCGTTGTCGAGCGAGTACATCCGCTGCGCGTGCGCGACCGGCTCGAACTGCGTCCCGACCGAGCCACCGACCCGCTGCGTCGGCGAATCCAGCGTCACCAGCTCCGGCCACCGCTCCTCGATCTCCAACAACTCGCCAAGGAGCGCGTCGTAGGCGGCGTCGGATATCTCCGGCTCGTCGAGCGCGTAGTAGCGGTAGTTGTGGTGCTCGATCTCGCGGCGCAGCGCCCCAGCCCGCCGGGCGACGACGGTACGGTCCTCGGGGGCCGTCATCGACCTACTCGTCGCCCTTGAGCTTCTGTACGTGCACGTCGCCGACGGAGTACACGACCGTCTCCGGAACGAACCGGTTGATGCGTTCGGCCTCGTAGATCCATACGTCGGTCATCGTGACTTTGAAGTAGACGCCACCATCCCCCACATGCGGCTCAACATCGACCCCGTTGGCGAGATAGGCACGGAGCTCGGTCTCCACGTAGTAGGTGAACACCCGTGCCGCGTCGCGGTATTCGTTGTAAAGAGCCAGTCGTTTCTCGGCTTCGTACATGTCAAGTTCGTCGATGCTGTCCATCTATAGCCCCTCATCACTTGTCGATATCGCAGCTTCCATTCTATCCCCCGCGCGCCATCGAGGTCGCTAGCCCGCGAGTGACACGAGCCGAACGTTCCCCCACGCCCCGATGTGCCCGTCGATCGTGGCGATCACACCAAGCACGCCAAGGAGACCGCGCGCGGCCTCTATCGCGGCCTCGATATCGTCGGGCGTATGCACACGGTTTGCGAGAGCCGTGGCGACCGCATCGGCAAGACATGCGTTGCGCGCGAGCACGGTGACGGCGTCGGCCTGACCGAAAGATGTCGAGTGGCCGATCCGGCCGCTTGAAGTGCAAACCGCAATGGGCTGAAGGCCCGCGGGGACCACGACTCCGACCGACTGGATCCCTTGCTCACCCGCCCACAGTGCCACGGTACGGTCACAGTCGCCCATCACGAATATGTCACCGCCGTTCTCTACGATCACGTTAGGTGAACGCTCGGACAGCCCGCGCGCAACGTACTCCGCGATCGCGCCGGCCACCGCCGCCATTGGGCCCACGCTCGCGACGCGAGCGGCCTGCGCCATGCGGACTATGATCTCAGGCGCGTCCTCGGGCACGTCGATCGGCGCAAAGGTCTCTGCGAAGTACGGATGCCCCCGGATGAACTCCTCGATCTCCCAGCGAGACCTCGCCACAAGGTCCTCGGCCAGATCGGAGAGATCCTCGGAGGCGCATATCTGCAAGTCGGTCTCTTTGACACGGACATCAAAGCAGACAAGGCCCGCAGGGGACACAGTTCGGCGATATGTGCGCGGCTCGTATGACATGGCCCTATCTTCAACGTGCGGCCTTTCGCGCGCAAGAGCACCACGATCCAGCATGCAGCGAAGGTTCATAGCCTGCAGGAACCCGGCGGGGGTATAGTCTTCTTAAGGTCGTTCGGTGTCGTGCGCCTGTGCAGGGAGGTCTGCATGCGAAAGATTCTTGAGCTATGCGTGGCAATGGACACATTCGCCAAGGAGACCTACGAAGCGATGGGTGCCGCGTGTGACGTGCCCGACCTCAAGACCGTCTTCTGCCGCATGGCTCTGGAGGAATCCACACACATCGGATGGTGGCAGGACCTCGTTGACGCATGGGACCAGGGGCTCGTCCCCGACGTCGTGAACGACACCATCGGCCTTGAGCGACACATGGCATCTCTGCTTGCCGAGATGCGCGAGACCGCACCCGGCGACTACGCTGACGTGGACACCGACGTAATGCTCGACATAGCCGCGCGACTGGAGTTCTTCCTGCTCGATCCGGTCTTCGGGGAGCTGCTCGATCTCACAGAGCCAGGCGGGGCGAAGAAGCACCGCGGAGCATATGCGCGCCATCTCGAACGAATCATCACGGCCGTCGAGTTG
This genomic interval from Actinomycetota bacterium contains the following:
- a CDS encoding carboxypeptidase regulatory-like domain-containing protein translates to MQRSWRASRLGVVGLACVCACLAGLLAAPLVAGASTPAFVLEADSYEPDNVPGSADAITLAETQSRTLYPRGDVDWVSFDAIEGTTYDLRTLSDGDDEVDTYMYLYDSDATTVIDRNDDSSGSLFSRIFWTADETKTVYLKVRHFDSQGTGMYALRVRETRLSIHGTVTDEDSTEPLAGASVAAYTWDGAEGAVEEWTYTDEDGGYEFWSLADGTYRLGFFSEGWEEAPYTPEFYNNKASIKDGDDIVVSGGVAPGSYDAALEIMEPSIQGTVVDDDWEDPIPGIAVTAYSWDDDLSAWYEAAWGWTDYYGEYTVYGLKDGKWKIGFQMLWPYYEDEFWMPEFYDDQATVDDAEWVETVDGQVTTGIDASLAPARPAITGTVTESGSGDPLADIGVVAYAYDDYADEWYWVRGVSTDADGSYELKLGSGEYKIGFEDWNPEDGYYQSEYYDDQLHLA
- a CDS encoding CPBP family glutamic-type intramembrane protease encodes the protein MTRPSSALRLDPDVCDRCGRCERVCEARALKVGPSYIYVDWRACTGCMECVDACDRAAIVSKSNGVRTAAAAGKPLASSSPKSEKAAQAAMIAKRPGAARGAWTLVEAGAVLAVVFAVFMIKDAAMASSWVKTLKPSSAVNARVAILIAFYGVQVGTLIVLARMRGVGFADAFTLGRLGTPWISKLRSAAYVVGLLAATRVLAIVYLVATGLLGWDPPTRWNSDLTSVFGPNAAGFALSVLLVVVIAPVVEELVFRGVLQQAFETRWEAGVAIASGAALFGAYHFTVWLFVPTFVLGLAAGWLAHARESLWPAIALHALYNLVAVAVLFWPLV
- a CDS encoding CPBP family intramembrane metalloprotease, whose translation is MTLGAEQAQPPAPDAGLRAPRRIAWSGAQAVAVALSTLLVGLAISALTRWLGLDTEWYSGQTAAVQSAFRLATMGLPYAVTLGLVVVLVRSSGEGWRDGLGLRGFPVLPGVALAVLLAFFARVGTTAWTTLLLRLGQVPPDSLDVMGRFPQGPLGIATLIAVAAVIAPVAEEIAYRGVLYPALRNRWGVTAAVALSSAVFALLHFNVVWLGLPIWILGMLLARLFERTGSLWPPIVAHALFNLSAVALWFAGRALGGV
- the ligA gene encoding NAD-dependent DNA ligase LigA, which encodes MTAPEDRTVVARRAGALRREIEHHNYRYYALDEPEISDAAYDALLGELLEIEERWPELVTLDSPTQRVGGSVGTQFEPVAHAQRMYSLDNAMDLGELDSWLARVREAVGERACAFVCELKIDGSSIALTYEGGALAVAATRGDGRMGENITVNIRTVRDVPLRLRADATPSAGEQTLFAEEDADASWSVIEVRGEVYMPKASFERLNEEQEAAGAAPFANPRNAAAGAVRQKDPAVTASRDLATFVYQVASARALGLSTQSESLEWLRHAGFHVNPDVVTCADGDAVREFCAGALQRRDELPYEIDGVVVKVDDFALQEELGYTSKAPRWAIAYKFPPEEKTTILRGIRVQVGRTGALTPLAEFDPVTVAGSTIARATLHNEDEVRRKDVRIGDTIVVRKAGDVIPEVLGPVLGMRPVDAPEWRMPDRCPSCGGPVWRPEGEAVTRCVNAACPAQRLERLGHWAGRGAMDIDGMGTEIIARLVETGELHDVADFYNLEPTTLAVLDMGRVKKDGEPVVLGETVASKLAEAIDASLSRPLARVLFGLGLRHVGSTVAEQLAVAFGSMDALAEAADVAPLAPGDGVTIAAALASDPIARVEGVGPTIAASVRAFFASEDNRRLLDRLRDAGVRLAQERSAPDRPQTLAGLTFVLTGTLSRYTRDEAGSALKALGAKVSGSVSSKTSYVVAGEDAGSKYDKALELGVPVLGEQELARIIETGESPAGETA
- a CDS encoding DUF2469 family protein, with protein sequence MDSIDELDMYEAEKRLALYNEYRDAARVFTYYVETELRAYLANGVDVEPHVGDGGVYFKVTMTDVWIYEAERINRFVPETVVYSVGDVHVQKLKGDE
- a CDS encoding UPF0280 family protein, whose protein sequence is MSYEPRTYRRTVSPAGLVCFDVRVKETDLQICASEDLSDLAEDLVARSRWEIEEFIRGHPYFAETFAPIDVPEDAPEIIVRMAQAARVASVGPMAAVAGAIAEYVARGLSERSPNVIVENGGDIFVMGDCDRTVALWAGEQGIQSVGVVVPAGLQPIAVCTSSGRIGHSTSFGQADAVTVLARNACLADAVATALANRVHTPDDIEAAIEAARGLLGVLGVIATIDGHIGAWGNVRLVSLAG